One segment of Carya illinoinensis cultivar Pawnee chromosome 1, C.illinoinensisPawnee_v1, whole genome shotgun sequence DNA contains the following:
- the LOC122289800 gene encoding regulator of nonsense transcripts UPF2 isoform X2 — translation MRSWNIVIDTNKKMDHHEDECRAGAENHSKQDDEEAVAHLEEIKKSVEAKMALRQSNLNPERPDSGFLRTLDSSIKRNTAVIKKLKQINEEQREGLMEELRSVNLSKFVSEAVTAICDAKLRTSDIQAAVQICSLLHQRYKDFSPSLIQGLLKVFFPGKSGDDLDADRNLKAMKKRSTLKLLSELYFVGVIEDSGIFMNIIKDLTSLEHLKDRDTTQTNLTLLASFARQGRIFLGLPLSGQEIHEEFFKGLNVTADQKKFFRKAFHTYYDAAAELLQSEHGSLHQMEHENAKILSARGELNDENASSYEKLRKSYDHLYRNVSSLAEALDMQPPAMPEDGHTTRVTTGEGASPPASGKDSSILEAIWDDEDTRAFYECLPDLRAFVPAVLLGEADPKANEISMKMQEQHTEPAPESDQDQQAAQDAAEVSSDSGALQEGKGIDKGKDKEEKDKEKIKDSDKEKGKEKDADKKGENEKEKSKGQEGTNLEALLQRLPGCVSRDLIDQLTVEFCYLNSKSNRKKLVRGLFNVPRTSLELLPYYSRMVATLSTCMKDVSSMLLQMLEEEFNFLINKKDQMNIETKIRNIRFIGELCKFKIAPAGLVFSCLKACLDDFTHHNIDVACNLLETCGRFLYRSPETTIRMANMLEILMRLKNVKNLDPRHSTLVENAYYLCKPPERSARVAKVRPPLHQYIRKLLFSDLDKTTIEHVLRQLRKLPWSDCEPYLLKCFMKVYKGKYGQIHLIASLTAGLSRYHDEFAVAVVDEVLEEIRVGLELNDYGMQQRRIAHMRFLGELYNYEHVDSSVIFDTLYLILVFGHGTPEQDSLDPPEDCFRIRMVTTLLETCGHYFDRGSSKRKLDRFLVHFQRYILSKGALPLDIEFDLQDLFAELRPNMTRYSSIEEANAAVIELEEHEHSVSADKANNEKYSDSENSSRRTTSNANSVNGKSIGNGTEENGRVHEDIGNSDSDSGSGSIDPEGHEEEELDEEHPDDGSDSEDEDDDDGVGPASDEDEVHVRQKVTEVDPQEEANFMQELKAVVQESMEQRRQELRGRPALNMMIPMNVFEGSTKDHHGRGGVVGESGEEALDEETGGSKEVQVKVLVKRGNKQQTKQMYIPRDSSLVQSTKQKEAAELEEKQDIKRLVLEYNDREEEELNGLGTQTMNWSHGAGNRGSSRGNTWDGTGTRASGSRHRHHNYSGSGLYYSRKK, via the exons ATGCGCAgttg GAATATAGTCATCGATACAAACAAGAAGATGGAtcaccatgaggatgaatgcCGTGCTGGAGCTGAAAATCACAGCAAGCAAGATGATGAG GAAGCTGTTGCCCATCTTGAGGAAATTAAGAAATCAGTGGAGGCAAAAATGGCTCTTCGTCAAAGCAATTTGAATCCTGAAAGGCCTG ATTCAGGATTTCTTAGGACATTGGACTCCAGCATTAAACGTAATACAGCAGTTATAAAAAAGCTAAAGCAGATAAATGAAGAGCAGCGTGAAGGTCTGATGGAAGAGTTGCGGAGTGTCAACCTAAGCAAATTTGTCAGCGAAGCTGTTACAGCTATTTGTGATGCCAAACTTAGAACATCAGATATACAAGCAGCGGTGCAG ATCTGCTCTTTGCTTCATCAAAGGTATAAAGATTTCTCACCAAGCCTGATTCAAGGGCTCTTGAAGGTATTTTTTCCTGGAAAGTCTGGGGATGATTTGGATGCAGACAGGAACTTGAAGGCCATGAAAAAGCGCAGCACACTGAAACTCCTTTCGGAACTTTACTTTGTTGGAGTTATAGAAGACAGTGGCATTTTCATGAATATCATTAAGGATCTCACTAGCTTAGAACATTTAAAGGACAGGGATACCACTCAGACGAATTTGACCCTTCTTGCTAGTTTTGCTCGACAAGGAAGAATTTTCCTGGGACTTCCACTCTCTGGACAAGAGATTCATGAAGAG TTTTTCAAGGGCCTTAACGTCACAGCAGATCAAAAGAAGTTCTTCAGGAAGGCATTCCATACATATTATGATGCTGCAGCTGAGCTACTTCAGTCTGAGCATGGT TCCCTTCATCAAATGGAGCATGAAAACGCTAAGATCCTCAGTGCTAGAGGAGAGCTCAATGATGAAAATGCCTCTTCATATGAAAAGCTACGAAAATCTTATGATCATTTGTATCGCAATGTCTCATC TTTAGCAGAAGCACTTGATATGCAGCCTCCAGCAATGCCAGAGGATGGTCACACAACTAGGGTTACTACTGGGGAGGGTGCTTCACCTCCTGCTTCTGGGAAAGATTCTTCTATTCTAGAAGCTATATGGGATGATGAAGATACCAGGGCTTTCTATGAATGCTTACCTGATCTTAG aGCATTTGTTCCAGCAGTATTATTGGGAGAAGCAGATCCCAAAGCGAACGAGATATCCATGAAGATGCAGGAGCAACATACT GAACCGGCACCTGAATCAGACCAAGATCAACAAGCCGCCCAAGATGCAGCAGAAGTTTCTTCAGACTCTGGTGCTTTGCAGGAGGGAAAAGGCATAGATAAAGGAAAGGACAAGgaggaaaaagataaagaaaagattaaaGATTCGgacaaagagaaaggaaaagaaaaggatgcagataaaaagggagaaaatgaaaaggagaaATCAAAAGGTCAGGAAGGCACAAATTTGGAGGCTTTATTACAGAGGCTCCCAGGTTGCGTGAGCCGTGATCTTATCGATCAACTGACT GTGgaattttgttatttaaattCAAAGTCAAATCGGAAAAAGCTTGTAAGGGGGTTGTTTAATGTCCCACGGACATCTCTGGAACTTCTACCGTACTACTCACGCATGGTTGCCACACTGTCAACTTGTATGAAGGATGTCTCTTCTATGCTTTTACAGATGTTGGAGGAGGAATTTAActtcttaattaataaaaag GATCAAATGAACATCGAAACAAAAATAAGGAATATTAGGTTTATTGGAGAACTCTGCAAGTTTAAAATTGCACCAGCTGGCCTTGTTTTTAGCTGTTTGAAG GCTTGTCTAGATGATTTCACTCACCACAACATTGATGTTGCTTGCAATCTTCTTGAGACATGTGGCCGTTTTCTCTATCGGTCACCTGAAACTACAATACGGATGGCTAACATGTTGGAAATATTGATGCGCTTGAAAAATGTCAAAAATCTGGATCCTCGCCACAGCACTCTTGTAGAAAATGCTTACTACCTTTGCAAACCACCTGAAAGATCTGCACGAGTCGCAAAAGTCCGTCCTCCATTACATCAG TATATTAGGAAATTACTATTTTCAGATCTTGATAAGACCACCATTGAGCATGTCCTGAGGCAACTTCGCAAATTGCCATGGAGTGATTGTGAGCCATACCTTTTAAAATGCTTTATGAAGGTTTACAAGGGGAAGTATGGTCAGATTCACTTAATTGCTTCTCTCACTGCTGGTTTGAGTCGCTATCATGATGAATTTGCTGTGGCTGTTGTTGATGAG GTTTTGGAGGAGATTAGGGTGGGGCTAGAATTAAATGACTATGGGATGCAACAAAGACGCATTGCACACATGCGATTCCTAGGGGAGCTATACAATTATGAGCATGTAGATTCATCTGTTATTTTTGACACACTTTATTTGATTCTTGTCTTCGGCCATGGCACTCCAGAG CAAGATTCACTAGATCCACCAGAAGATTGTTTCCGCATCAGGATGGTTACTACTCTTCTTGAAACCTGTGGGCACTACTTTGACAGAGGCTCTTCCAAGAGGAAGCTTGATAGATTCTTAGTACATTTCCAGAGGTATATTCTCAGCAAAGGTGCACTTCCTCTGGATATTGAATTTGACTTACAG GACTTATTTGCTGAACTAAGGCCTAACATGACTAGATACTCTTCTATTGAGGAAGCGAATGCAGCTGTAATAGAACTTGAGGAGCATGAACATAGTGTTTCAGCTGACAAGGCCAATAACGAGAAGTACTCTGACTCAGAAAATTCTTCAAGAAGGACTACTTCCAATGCCAACTCAGTGAATGGAAAGAGCATTGGGAATGGCACTGAGGAAAATGGTAGAGTGCATGAAGACATTGGAAACAGTGATAGTGATTCGGGGAGTGGCAGTATAGATCCTGAAGGACATGAAGAGGAAGAGTTGGATGAGGAGCATCCTGATGATGGCTCTGATAGTGaagatgaggatgatgatgacGGGGTTGGACCTGCATCTGATGAAGATGAAGTTCACGTTAGGCAGAAAGTCACAGAGGTGGATCCACAGGAAGAAGCCAATTTTATGCAGGAGCTTAAGGCTGTAGTGCAG GAGAGCATGGAACAGCGACGGCAAGAGCTGCGAGGTCGACCTGCATTGAATATGATGATACCAATGAATGTCTTTGAGGGGTCCACAAAGGATCATCATGGAAGGGGGGGTGTTGTCGGGGAAAGTGGTGAAGAGGCATTGGATGAGGAGACCGGAGGAAGCAAGGAGGTTCAGGTGAAAGTTCTTGTGAAGCGTGGTAACAAGCAACAAACAAAGCAGATGTACATCCCTCGGGATAGTTCACTCGTGCAGAGCACAAAACAGAAAGAAGCAGCCGAGCTTGAAGAGAAACAAGACATCAAAAGGCTGGTATTGGAGTATAATGACAGAGAAGAAGAGGAGCTTAATGGATTGGGTACCCAAACAATGAACTGGTCACATGGTGCGGGCAACAGAGGTTCCAGCCGTGGCAACACTTGGGATGGAACTGGTACTAGGGCTAGTGGATCACGTCATCGGCATCATAATTACTCGGGCAGTGGACTCTATTACAGCAGAAAAAAGTGA
- the LOC122289800 gene encoding regulator of nonsense transcripts UPF2 isoform X3 yields the protein MDHHEDECRAGAENHSKQDDEEAVAHLEEIKKSVEAKMALRQSNLNPERPDSGFLRTLDSSIKRNTAVIKKLKQINEEQREGLMEELRSVNLSKFVSEAVTAICDAKLRTSDIQAAVQICSLLHQRYKDFSPSLIQGLLKVFFPGKSGDDLDADRNLKAMKKRSTLKLLSELYFVGVIEDSGIFMNIIKDLTSLEHLKDRDTTQTNLTLLASFARQGRIFLGLPLSGQEIHEEFFKGLNVTADQKKFFRKAFHTYYDAAAELLQSEHGSLHQMEHENAKILSARGELNDENASSYEKLRKSYDHLYRNVSSLAEALDMQPPAMPEDGHTTRVTTGEGASPPASGKDSSILEAIWDDEDTRAFYECLPDLRAFVPAVLLGEADPKANEISMKMQEQHTEPAPESDQDQQAAQDAAEVSSDSGALQEGKGIDKGKDKEEKDKEKIKDSDKEKGKEKDADKKGENEKEKSKGQEGTNLEALLQRLPGCVSRDLIDQLTVEFCYLNSKSNRKKLVRGLFNVPRTSLELLPYYSRMVATLSTCMKDVSSMLLQMLEEEFNFLINKKDQMNIETKIRNIRFIGELCKFKIAPAGLVFSCLKACLDDFTHHNIDVACNLLETCGRFLYRSPETTIRMANMLEILMRLKNVKNLDPRHSTLVENAYYLCKPPERSARVAKVRPPLHQYIRKLLFSDLDKTTIEHVLRQLRKLPWSDCEPYLLKCFMKVYKGKYGQIHLIASLTAGLSRYHDEFAVAVVDEVLEEIRVGLELNDYGMQQRRIAHMRFLGELYNYEHVDSSVIFDTLYLILVFGHGTPEQDSLDPPEDCFRIRMVTTLLETCGHYFDRGSSKRKLDRFLVHFQRYILSKGALPLDIEFDLQDLFAELRPNMTRYSSIEEANAAVIELEEHEHSVSADKANNEKYSDSENSSRRTTSNANSVNGKSIGNGTEENGRVHEDIGNSDSDSGSGSIDPEGHEEEELDEEHPDDGSDSEDEDDDDGVGPASDEDEVHVRQKVTEVDPQEEANFMQELKAVVQESMEQRRQELRGRPALNMMIPMNVFEGSTKDHHGRGGVVGESGEEALDEETGGSKEVQVKVLVKRGNKQQTKQMYIPRDSSLVQSTKQKEAAELEEKQDIKRLVLEYNDREEEELNGLGTQTMNWSHGAGNRGSSRGNTWDGTGTRASGSRHRHHNYSGSGLYYSRKK from the exons ATGGAtcaccatgaggatgaatgcCGTGCTGGAGCTGAAAATCACAGCAAGCAAGATGATGAG GAAGCTGTTGCCCATCTTGAGGAAATTAAGAAATCAGTGGAGGCAAAAATGGCTCTTCGTCAAAGCAATTTGAATCCTGAAAGGCCTG ATTCAGGATTTCTTAGGACATTGGACTCCAGCATTAAACGTAATACAGCAGTTATAAAAAAGCTAAAGCAGATAAATGAAGAGCAGCGTGAAGGTCTGATGGAAGAGTTGCGGAGTGTCAACCTAAGCAAATTTGTCAGCGAAGCTGTTACAGCTATTTGTGATGCCAAACTTAGAACATCAGATATACAAGCAGCGGTGCAG ATCTGCTCTTTGCTTCATCAAAGGTATAAAGATTTCTCACCAAGCCTGATTCAAGGGCTCTTGAAGGTATTTTTTCCTGGAAAGTCTGGGGATGATTTGGATGCAGACAGGAACTTGAAGGCCATGAAAAAGCGCAGCACACTGAAACTCCTTTCGGAACTTTACTTTGTTGGAGTTATAGAAGACAGTGGCATTTTCATGAATATCATTAAGGATCTCACTAGCTTAGAACATTTAAAGGACAGGGATACCACTCAGACGAATTTGACCCTTCTTGCTAGTTTTGCTCGACAAGGAAGAATTTTCCTGGGACTTCCACTCTCTGGACAAGAGATTCATGAAGAG TTTTTCAAGGGCCTTAACGTCACAGCAGATCAAAAGAAGTTCTTCAGGAAGGCATTCCATACATATTATGATGCTGCAGCTGAGCTACTTCAGTCTGAGCATGGT TCCCTTCATCAAATGGAGCATGAAAACGCTAAGATCCTCAGTGCTAGAGGAGAGCTCAATGATGAAAATGCCTCTTCATATGAAAAGCTACGAAAATCTTATGATCATTTGTATCGCAATGTCTCATC TTTAGCAGAAGCACTTGATATGCAGCCTCCAGCAATGCCAGAGGATGGTCACACAACTAGGGTTACTACTGGGGAGGGTGCTTCACCTCCTGCTTCTGGGAAAGATTCTTCTATTCTAGAAGCTATATGGGATGATGAAGATACCAGGGCTTTCTATGAATGCTTACCTGATCTTAG aGCATTTGTTCCAGCAGTATTATTGGGAGAAGCAGATCCCAAAGCGAACGAGATATCCATGAAGATGCAGGAGCAACATACT GAACCGGCACCTGAATCAGACCAAGATCAACAAGCCGCCCAAGATGCAGCAGAAGTTTCTTCAGACTCTGGTGCTTTGCAGGAGGGAAAAGGCATAGATAAAGGAAAGGACAAGgaggaaaaagataaagaaaagattaaaGATTCGgacaaagagaaaggaaaagaaaaggatgcagataaaaagggagaaaatgaaaaggagaaATCAAAAGGTCAGGAAGGCACAAATTTGGAGGCTTTATTACAGAGGCTCCCAGGTTGCGTGAGCCGTGATCTTATCGATCAACTGACT GTGgaattttgttatttaaattCAAAGTCAAATCGGAAAAAGCTTGTAAGGGGGTTGTTTAATGTCCCACGGACATCTCTGGAACTTCTACCGTACTACTCACGCATGGTTGCCACACTGTCAACTTGTATGAAGGATGTCTCTTCTATGCTTTTACAGATGTTGGAGGAGGAATTTAActtcttaattaataaaaag GATCAAATGAACATCGAAACAAAAATAAGGAATATTAGGTTTATTGGAGAACTCTGCAAGTTTAAAATTGCACCAGCTGGCCTTGTTTTTAGCTGTTTGAAG GCTTGTCTAGATGATTTCACTCACCACAACATTGATGTTGCTTGCAATCTTCTTGAGACATGTGGCCGTTTTCTCTATCGGTCACCTGAAACTACAATACGGATGGCTAACATGTTGGAAATATTGATGCGCTTGAAAAATGTCAAAAATCTGGATCCTCGCCACAGCACTCTTGTAGAAAATGCTTACTACCTTTGCAAACCACCTGAAAGATCTGCACGAGTCGCAAAAGTCCGTCCTCCATTACATCAG TATATTAGGAAATTACTATTTTCAGATCTTGATAAGACCACCATTGAGCATGTCCTGAGGCAACTTCGCAAATTGCCATGGAGTGATTGTGAGCCATACCTTTTAAAATGCTTTATGAAGGTTTACAAGGGGAAGTATGGTCAGATTCACTTAATTGCTTCTCTCACTGCTGGTTTGAGTCGCTATCATGATGAATTTGCTGTGGCTGTTGTTGATGAG GTTTTGGAGGAGATTAGGGTGGGGCTAGAATTAAATGACTATGGGATGCAACAAAGACGCATTGCACACATGCGATTCCTAGGGGAGCTATACAATTATGAGCATGTAGATTCATCTGTTATTTTTGACACACTTTATTTGATTCTTGTCTTCGGCCATGGCACTCCAGAG CAAGATTCACTAGATCCACCAGAAGATTGTTTCCGCATCAGGATGGTTACTACTCTTCTTGAAACCTGTGGGCACTACTTTGACAGAGGCTCTTCCAAGAGGAAGCTTGATAGATTCTTAGTACATTTCCAGAGGTATATTCTCAGCAAAGGTGCACTTCCTCTGGATATTGAATTTGACTTACAG GACTTATTTGCTGAACTAAGGCCTAACATGACTAGATACTCTTCTATTGAGGAAGCGAATGCAGCTGTAATAGAACTTGAGGAGCATGAACATAGTGTTTCAGCTGACAAGGCCAATAACGAGAAGTACTCTGACTCAGAAAATTCTTCAAGAAGGACTACTTCCAATGCCAACTCAGTGAATGGAAAGAGCATTGGGAATGGCACTGAGGAAAATGGTAGAGTGCATGAAGACATTGGAAACAGTGATAGTGATTCGGGGAGTGGCAGTATAGATCCTGAAGGACATGAAGAGGAAGAGTTGGATGAGGAGCATCCTGATGATGGCTCTGATAGTGaagatgaggatgatgatgacGGGGTTGGACCTGCATCTGATGAAGATGAAGTTCACGTTAGGCAGAAAGTCACAGAGGTGGATCCACAGGAAGAAGCCAATTTTATGCAGGAGCTTAAGGCTGTAGTGCAG GAGAGCATGGAACAGCGACGGCAAGAGCTGCGAGGTCGACCTGCATTGAATATGATGATACCAATGAATGTCTTTGAGGGGTCCACAAAGGATCATCATGGAAGGGGGGGTGTTGTCGGGGAAAGTGGTGAAGAGGCATTGGATGAGGAGACCGGAGGAAGCAAGGAGGTTCAGGTGAAAGTTCTTGTGAAGCGTGGTAACAAGCAACAAACAAAGCAGATGTACATCCCTCGGGATAGTTCACTCGTGCAGAGCACAAAACAGAAAGAAGCAGCCGAGCTTGAAGAGAAACAAGACATCAAAAGGCTGGTATTGGAGTATAATGACAGAGAAGAAGAGGAGCTTAATGGATTGGGTACCCAAACAATGAACTGGTCACATGGTGCGGGCAACAGAGGTTCCAGCCGTGGCAACACTTGGGATGGAACTGGTACTAGGGCTAGTGGATCACGTCATCGGCATCATAATTACTCGGGCAGTGGACTCTATTACAGCAGAAAAAAGTGA
- the LOC122289800 gene encoding regulator of nonsense transcripts UPF2 isoform X1, with the protein MELFKEEILMNIVIDTNKKMDHHEDECRAGAENHSKQDDEEAVAHLEEIKKSVEAKMALRQSNLNPERPDSGFLRTLDSSIKRNTAVIKKLKQINEEQREGLMEELRSVNLSKFVSEAVTAICDAKLRTSDIQAAVQICSLLHQRYKDFSPSLIQGLLKVFFPGKSGDDLDADRNLKAMKKRSTLKLLSELYFVGVIEDSGIFMNIIKDLTSLEHLKDRDTTQTNLTLLASFARQGRIFLGLPLSGQEIHEEFFKGLNVTADQKKFFRKAFHTYYDAAAELLQSEHGSLHQMEHENAKILSARGELNDENASSYEKLRKSYDHLYRNVSSLAEALDMQPPAMPEDGHTTRVTTGEGASPPASGKDSSILEAIWDDEDTRAFYECLPDLRAFVPAVLLGEADPKANEISMKMQEQHTEPAPESDQDQQAAQDAAEVSSDSGALQEGKGIDKGKDKEEKDKEKIKDSDKEKGKEKDADKKGENEKEKSKGQEGTNLEALLQRLPGCVSRDLIDQLTVEFCYLNSKSNRKKLVRGLFNVPRTSLELLPYYSRMVATLSTCMKDVSSMLLQMLEEEFNFLINKKDQMNIETKIRNIRFIGELCKFKIAPAGLVFSCLKACLDDFTHHNIDVACNLLETCGRFLYRSPETTIRMANMLEILMRLKNVKNLDPRHSTLVENAYYLCKPPERSARVAKVRPPLHQYIRKLLFSDLDKTTIEHVLRQLRKLPWSDCEPYLLKCFMKVYKGKYGQIHLIASLTAGLSRYHDEFAVAVVDEVLEEIRVGLELNDYGMQQRRIAHMRFLGELYNYEHVDSSVIFDTLYLILVFGHGTPEQDSLDPPEDCFRIRMVTTLLETCGHYFDRGSSKRKLDRFLVHFQRYILSKGALPLDIEFDLQDLFAELRPNMTRYSSIEEANAAVIELEEHEHSVSADKANNEKYSDSENSSRRTTSNANSVNGKSIGNGTEENGRVHEDIGNSDSDSGSGSIDPEGHEEEELDEEHPDDGSDSEDEDDDDGVGPASDEDEVHVRQKVTEVDPQEEANFMQELKAVVQESMEQRRQELRGRPALNMMIPMNVFEGSTKDHHGRGGVVGESGEEALDEETGGSKEVQVKVLVKRGNKQQTKQMYIPRDSSLVQSTKQKEAAELEEKQDIKRLVLEYNDREEEELNGLGTQTMNWSHGAGNRGSSRGNTWDGTGTRASGSRHRHHNYSGSGLYYSRKK; encoded by the exons ATGGAACTGTTTAAAGAGGAGATCTTGAT GAATATAGTCATCGATACAAACAAGAAGATGGAtcaccatgaggatgaatgcCGTGCTGGAGCTGAAAATCACAGCAAGCAAGATGATGAG GAAGCTGTTGCCCATCTTGAGGAAATTAAGAAATCAGTGGAGGCAAAAATGGCTCTTCGTCAAAGCAATTTGAATCCTGAAAGGCCTG ATTCAGGATTTCTTAGGACATTGGACTCCAGCATTAAACGTAATACAGCAGTTATAAAAAAGCTAAAGCAGATAAATGAAGAGCAGCGTGAAGGTCTGATGGAAGAGTTGCGGAGTGTCAACCTAAGCAAATTTGTCAGCGAAGCTGTTACAGCTATTTGTGATGCCAAACTTAGAACATCAGATATACAAGCAGCGGTGCAG ATCTGCTCTTTGCTTCATCAAAGGTATAAAGATTTCTCACCAAGCCTGATTCAAGGGCTCTTGAAGGTATTTTTTCCTGGAAAGTCTGGGGATGATTTGGATGCAGACAGGAACTTGAAGGCCATGAAAAAGCGCAGCACACTGAAACTCCTTTCGGAACTTTACTTTGTTGGAGTTATAGAAGACAGTGGCATTTTCATGAATATCATTAAGGATCTCACTAGCTTAGAACATTTAAAGGACAGGGATACCACTCAGACGAATTTGACCCTTCTTGCTAGTTTTGCTCGACAAGGAAGAATTTTCCTGGGACTTCCACTCTCTGGACAAGAGATTCATGAAGAG TTTTTCAAGGGCCTTAACGTCACAGCAGATCAAAAGAAGTTCTTCAGGAAGGCATTCCATACATATTATGATGCTGCAGCTGAGCTACTTCAGTCTGAGCATGGT TCCCTTCATCAAATGGAGCATGAAAACGCTAAGATCCTCAGTGCTAGAGGAGAGCTCAATGATGAAAATGCCTCTTCATATGAAAAGCTACGAAAATCTTATGATCATTTGTATCGCAATGTCTCATC TTTAGCAGAAGCACTTGATATGCAGCCTCCAGCAATGCCAGAGGATGGTCACACAACTAGGGTTACTACTGGGGAGGGTGCTTCACCTCCTGCTTCTGGGAAAGATTCTTCTATTCTAGAAGCTATATGGGATGATGAAGATACCAGGGCTTTCTATGAATGCTTACCTGATCTTAG aGCATTTGTTCCAGCAGTATTATTGGGAGAAGCAGATCCCAAAGCGAACGAGATATCCATGAAGATGCAGGAGCAACATACT GAACCGGCACCTGAATCAGACCAAGATCAACAAGCCGCCCAAGATGCAGCAGAAGTTTCTTCAGACTCTGGTGCTTTGCAGGAGGGAAAAGGCATAGATAAAGGAAAGGACAAGgaggaaaaagataaagaaaagattaaaGATTCGgacaaagagaaaggaaaagaaaaggatgcagataaaaagggagaaaatgaaaaggagaaATCAAAAGGTCAGGAAGGCACAAATTTGGAGGCTTTATTACAGAGGCTCCCAGGTTGCGTGAGCCGTGATCTTATCGATCAACTGACT GTGgaattttgttatttaaattCAAAGTCAAATCGGAAAAAGCTTGTAAGGGGGTTGTTTAATGTCCCACGGACATCTCTGGAACTTCTACCGTACTACTCACGCATGGTTGCCACACTGTCAACTTGTATGAAGGATGTCTCTTCTATGCTTTTACAGATGTTGGAGGAGGAATTTAActtcttaattaataaaaag GATCAAATGAACATCGAAACAAAAATAAGGAATATTAGGTTTATTGGAGAACTCTGCAAGTTTAAAATTGCACCAGCTGGCCTTGTTTTTAGCTGTTTGAAG GCTTGTCTAGATGATTTCACTCACCACAACATTGATGTTGCTTGCAATCTTCTTGAGACATGTGGCCGTTTTCTCTATCGGTCACCTGAAACTACAATACGGATGGCTAACATGTTGGAAATATTGATGCGCTTGAAAAATGTCAAAAATCTGGATCCTCGCCACAGCACTCTTGTAGAAAATGCTTACTACCTTTGCAAACCACCTGAAAGATCTGCACGAGTCGCAAAAGTCCGTCCTCCATTACATCAG TATATTAGGAAATTACTATTTTCAGATCTTGATAAGACCACCATTGAGCATGTCCTGAGGCAACTTCGCAAATTGCCATGGAGTGATTGTGAGCCATACCTTTTAAAATGCTTTATGAAGGTTTACAAGGGGAAGTATGGTCAGATTCACTTAATTGCTTCTCTCACTGCTGGTTTGAGTCGCTATCATGATGAATTTGCTGTGGCTGTTGTTGATGAG GTTTTGGAGGAGATTAGGGTGGGGCTAGAATTAAATGACTATGGGATGCAACAAAGACGCATTGCACACATGCGATTCCTAGGGGAGCTATACAATTATGAGCATGTAGATTCATCTGTTATTTTTGACACACTTTATTTGATTCTTGTCTTCGGCCATGGCACTCCAGAG CAAGATTCACTAGATCCACCAGAAGATTGTTTCCGCATCAGGATGGTTACTACTCTTCTTGAAACCTGTGGGCACTACTTTGACAGAGGCTCTTCCAAGAGGAAGCTTGATAGATTCTTAGTACATTTCCAGAGGTATATTCTCAGCAAAGGTGCACTTCCTCTGGATATTGAATTTGACTTACAG GACTTATTTGCTGAACTAAGGCCTAACATGACTAGATACTCTTCTATTGAGGAAGCGAATGCAGCTGTAATAGAACTTGAGGAGCATGAACATAGTGTTTCAGCTGACAAGGCCAATAACGAGAAGTACTCTGACTCAGAAAATTCTTCAAGAAGGACTACTTCCAATGCCAACTCAGTGAATGGAAAGAGCATTGGGAATGGCACTGAGGAAAATGGTAGAGTGCATGAAGACATTGGAAACAGTGATAGTGATTCGGGGAGTGGCAGTATAGATCCTGAAGGACATGAAGAGGAAGAGTTGGATGAGGAGCATCCTGATGATGGCTCTGATAGTGaagatgaggatgatgatgacGGGGTTGGACCTGCATCTGATGAAGATGAAGTTCACGTTAGGCAGAAAGTCACAGAGGTGGATCCACAGGAAGAAGCCAATTTTATGCAGGAGCTTAAGGCTGTAGTGCAG GAGAGCATGGAACAGCGACGGCAAGAGCTGCGAGGTCGACCTGCATTGAATATGATGATACCAATGAATGTCTTTGAGGGGTCCACAAAGGATCATCATGGAAGGGGGGGTGTTGTCGGGGAAAGTGGTGAAGAGGCATTGGATGAGGAGACCGGAGGAAGCAAGGAGGTTCAGGTGAAAGTTCTTGTGAAGCGTGGTAACAAGCAACAAACAAAGCAGATGTACATCCCTCGGGATAGTTCACTCGTGCAGAGCACAAAACAGAAAGAAGCAGCCGAGCTTGAAGAGAAACAAGACATCAAAAGGCTGGTATTGGAGTATAATGACAGAGAAGAAGAGGAGCTTAATGGATTGGGTACCCAAACAATGAACTGGTCACATGGTGCGGGCAACAGAGGTTCCAGCCGTGGCAACACTTGGGATGGAACTGGTACTAGGGCTAGTGGATCACGTCATCGGCATCATAATTACTCGGGCAGTGGACTCTATTACAGCAGAAAAAAGTGA